In the Chitinophagales bacterium genome, one interval contains:
- a CDS encoding T9SS type A sorting domain-containing protein, whose translation MNTGNILAQISGTAFRDFNNNGTKGTATPNLEPGVQGIIVNAYNATDALVASYTTGSSGTYSIPASGSTYNGTPGSNTGSVASGTKVRLEFVIPSAATPNCNLDKGYDFSGYSGSVYGSGVQFVSGGASNVNFALNNPENYASTTNPKVYVPVAKNGNPLGGGTTGTSGAIVSFNYTATGTTSPNNLVKQSAVGSVWGLAYSKQADRLFAAASLKRHCGYGPLGSGGIYKIDPSANDQVVQFYDMDAHGYYTRCNSGCVSYGSGTSYSLSGSGSNTVSYVGNGLGVIGDNTQRGLPSGLGSPGHDPAAFGQIGKVGLGGIDVSEDGKYLYVINLFDRKLYVLTLNDAANPTSVTAVNSYSIPNPPLRSTWEIGKFGTANTYTGGNNGTGFYDGGKGVQRPFAVHYYKGKVYIGAVTTGENGGTATVDNNSGNPEYTDLFAYVWSFDGNSISSTPVLQFPLNYPKGITTNFSDCPERSNWLSWINAMESMGGGSGASKLTYPQAILGNIDFDVSGNMILGFIDRSGNQIGARNYGPNPSSTAIYENFNGGDILKAFRNSSCDWKIETSSDRNSTQNDGEGPDGGEFFYNDNNGDTETDHEETALGGVAVLAGTNQVMSAVFDPQTDFNCAGVKSFNNTSGDSENGYQIYASSSGNPPSDGTWLKGGGLGDVAFFEDLPCTEIGNRVWNDTDGDGIQDADESGISGVIVELYASNGTTLLGSATTNSSGNYYLNCANVNQNGATGIATNTNYILKISSTQFNNSGSGVLNGLNPTTANVTGSGVSDWSDNDGVLSSGRVQVSFTSGSLDGANDHTLDFGFHSCTIQVSATHSDVSCFSGNNGSINVTVTGPQGSVTYAWNDGATTEDRSGLSAGTYTVTATDQGNCSATTTVTISEPSALSVGMSKTDVTTTGGNNGTATATPSGGTAGYTYLWSNGQTTQTATGLIAGTYTVTVTDAHGCQASNSIIVDQPSCTISLDVSGTDALCHGDNNGTIDLTVSGAQSGNVSFLWNDGATTEDRSGLSAGTYTVTATDGNTGCTATTSFTVDEPAVLGMNGTVDDVTVTNGSDGSIDVTPSGGTPGYTYEWNDGATTEDRSNLSSGTYTVTVTDANGCSAEQTFTVNEPGCTISLDVSGTDALCHGDNNGTIDLTVSGAQSGNVSFLWNDGATTEDRSGLSAGTYTVTATDGNTGCKSTTSFTVGEPDEIVIDDVTVDVSTVGGSDGSISLTVNGGTPGFTYLWNDGVTTKDRTNLIAGEYSVTVKDENGCLKAGGPYNVREHVCTITVEAGPDVSKCHNEPVKLDAESSDQDATYSWSPATGLDDPAIATPTTNVKETTTYTVTATGTDGCTATAEVTVTVYKIVKAKIVVKPNTPACQAPNVKLFTKNNPNYSYEWRLDGVAIPGAADKNTYCASVSGAYSVHVTDLSSGCMHTAKKMEITISPKMQDGDKMDDANTISINAWPNPASDNLNVSILNVKEGAVTVQLLDMYGRVMSVVNLNGNDLSDNETVTFNMQQLSAGMYFVRMINGNFKADQKVMLIK comes from the coding sequence GGCTATTCCGGCAGTGTTTATGGTTCAGGGGTGCAGTTTGTAAGCGGTGGCGCTTCAAACGTAAATTTTGCCCTTAACAACCCAGAAAATTATGCGTCCACTACAAATCCGAAAGTGTATGTTCCGGTAGCCAAAAATGGTAACCCGCTTGGAGGTGGTACCACAGGAACCAGCGGGGCAATAGTTTCTTTTAACTACACGGCAACAGGAACCACGTCACCTAATAACCTTGTTAAGCAAAGCGCTGTCGGTTCTGTTTGGGGGCTTGCTTACAGCAAGCAGGCAGATCGTCTTTTTGCAGCCGCTTCCCTGAAAAGACATTGCGGATACGGACCATTGGGCAGCGGAGGTATTTATAAAATTGATCCTTCGGCAAACGACCAGGTAGTGCAGTTCTATGATATGGATGCCCACGGCTATTATACACGTTGCAATTCCGGGTGCGTATCTTATGGATCAGGAACTTCTTATTCATTGTCTGGCAGCGGAAGTAACACGGTTTCTTATGTTGGCAACGGACTTGGCGTAATCGGCGATAACACACAACGCGGCTTACCTTCAGGATTAGGATCACCTGGACATGATCCTGCCGCTTTTGGCCAGATTGGCAAGGTGGGTTTGGGTGGTATTGATGTCAGTGAAGACGGAAAATATCTGTATGTCATAAATCTTTTTGATCGGAAATTATATGTGCTGACATTGAACGATGCAGCTAACCCAACTTCTGTAACAGCAGTTAACAGTTATTCTATACCCAATCCTCCTTTGCGCAGCACATGGGAAATCGGCAAATTCGGCACAGCCAACACTTATACCGGAGGTAATAATGGAACAGGATTCTATGATGGCGGAAAAGGAGTTCAAAGGCCCTTCGCTGTACACTACTATAAAGGCAAAGTTTACATTGGTGCAGTAACCACCGGCGAAAATGGTGGCACAGCAACGGTGGACAATAACTCAGGCAATCCTGAATACACTGACTTGTTTGCCTATGTTTGGTCATTCGACGGTAACTCCATTTCATCTACTCCCGTACTTCAATTCCCGCTTAATTACCCAAAAGGAATCACAACTAACTTCTCAGATTGTCCGGAACGCAGTAATTGGCTCTCATGGATAAATGCGATGGAATCTATGGGAGGTGGAAGCGGCGCATCTAAACTTACCTATCCGCAGGCAATACTTGGCAATATCGATTTTGACGTAAGTGGAAATATGATTCTCGGTTTTATTGACAGGTCCGGTAACCAGATTGGTGCGAGAAATTATGGCCCGAATCCCTCATCAACGGCGATATATGAAAACTTCAATGGTGGTGATATATTAAAAGCATTTAGAAATAGCAGCTGCGACTGGAAAATAGAAACCTCTTCCGACCGGAACAGTACGCAGAACGACGGAGAAGGTCCGGATGGCGGTGAGTTTTTTTACAATGATAATAATGGTGATACAGAAACGGATCATGAAGAAACAGCTTTAGGTGGTGTAGCCGTGCTGGCTGGCACCAACCAGGTGATGAGTGCGGTTTTTGATCCGCAGACAGATTTTAATTGTGCAGGTGTAAAATCATTTAATAATACTTCCGGAGACAGTGAAAATGGATACCAGATTTATGCTTCCTCTTCTGGCAACCCGCCGAGTGATGGTACCTGGCTGAAAGGCGGTGGATTGGGTGATGTTGCCTTTTTCGAGGATCTTCCCTGTACAGAAATCGGAAACCGCGTATGGAATGATACGGATGGTGATGGTATTCAGGATGCTGATGAAAGCGGTATCTCAGGGGTAATTGTAGAATTATATGCTTCCAATGGAACAACACTCTTGGGTTCCGCCACCACCAATTCAAGCGGTAACTATTATCTCAATTGCGCCAATGTAAATCAAAACGGTGCTACAGGCATTGCAACCAATACAAATTATATATTGAAGATTTCATCAACTCAATTTAACAACTCAGGTTCAGGTGTGCTGAATGGATTGAATCCGACAACTGCCAATGTAACCGGAAGCGGTGTTTCAGACTGGAGTGATAATGATGGAGTACTTTCTTCCGGGCGCGTGCAGGTAAGCTTCACTTCGGGAAGTTTGGATGGTGCGAATGATCACACGTTGGACTTTGGTTTCCATTCCTGCACGATTCAGGTAAGTGCCACACACAGCGATGTATCTTGCTTTAGCGGAAACAATGGTAGTATTAATGTTACAGTTACCGGCCCTCAAGGCAGTGTAACATATGCCTGGAACGACGGCGCCACAACAGAAGACCGCAGCGGACTCTCCGCCGGAACATATACCGTTACTGCTACTGATCAGGGAAATTGTTCTGCTACTACCACAGTTACAATATCCGAACCCAGTGCCTTAAGTGTAGGCATGTCAAAAACAGATGTTACAACTACTGGTGGAAATAACGGTACGGCAACTGCAACTCCAAGTGGAGGAACTGCCGGTTATACTTATCTCTGGAGCAATGGTCAGACAACCCAAACAGCTACAGGACTGATTGCGGGAACCTATACCGTTACCGTTACCGACGCGCATGGATGCCAGGCAAGCAATAGTATCATCGTTGATCAGCCTTCCTGCACGATCAGCCTTGATGTAAGCGGCACGGATGCACTGTGTCATGGCGACAACAACGGAACAATAGACCTGACGGTGAGCGGCGCACAGAGCGGCAACGTAAGCTTCCTGTGGAATGACGGCGCTACGACGGAAGACCGCAGCGGTTTATCAGCAGGCACCTATACGGTAACAGCAACCGATGGTAATACGGGCTGTACGGCTACGACGAGCTTCACGGTAGATGAACCAGCAGTGCTTGGTATGAACGGTACGGTGGATGATGTAACGGTAACCAATGGCAGCGACGGATCAATCGATGTAACTCCAAGTGGCGGCACTCCCGGATATACATATGAATGGAATGACGGTGCCACGACGGAAGACCGCAGCAACCTGTCATCAGGCACTTATACAGTAACGGTGACAGATGCCAATGGCTGTTCGGCAGAACAGACCTTCACGGTGAATGAGCCGGGTTGCACGATCAGCCTTGATGTAAGCGGCACGGATGCACTGTGTCATGGCGACAACAACGGAACAATAGACCTGACGGTGAGCGGCGCACAGAGCGGCAACGTAAGCTTCCTGTGGAATGACGGCGCTACGACGGAAGACCGCAGCGGTTTATCAGCAGGCACCTATACGGTAACAGCAACCGATGGTAATACGGGCTGTAAGTCTACAACAAGCTTCACTGTTGGCGAACCTGATGAGATTGTAATTGACGATGTAACGGTTGATGTTTCAACGGTTGGCGGATCAGATGGCTCTATAAGTTTGACGGTTAATGGTGGTACACCCGGATTTACCTATCTCTGGAATGATGGTGTAACAACAAAGGACCGCACGAACCTCATCGCTGGTGAGTATTCAGTAACAGTAAAGGATGAAAATGGATGTCTCAAAGCTGGTGGTCCATACAATGTGCGAGAGCATGTTTGTACCATCACCGTAGAAGCAGGACCTGATGTTTCTAAATGTCATAATGAACCGGTTAAGTTAGATGCTGAATCTTCGGACCAGGATGCTACATACAGTTGGTCTCCGGCAACTGGTTTAGACGACCCTGCTATTGCCACTCCGACTACGAATGTGAAAGAGACAACCACTTACACTGTTACTGCAACAGGCACCGATGGTTGTACTGCCACGGCTGAAGTGACAGTTACGGTGTATAAGATTGTGAAAGCGAAGATTGTGGTGAAACCGAACACACCGGCTTGTCAGGCTCCTAACGTGAAACTGTTCACGAAAAACAATCCGAACTACTCTTACGAGTGGCGGTTGGACGGTGTGGCTATTCCGGGTGCTGCTGACAAGAACACTTATTGTGCAAGTGTTTCTGGCGCATACTCCGTCCATGTTACTGATCTTTCCAGTGGCTGTATGCATACGGCGAAGAAGATGGAAATCACCATCAGCCCGAAAATGCAGGATGGAGATAAGATGGATGACGCTAATACGATCAGCATCAATGCATGGCCTAATCCGGCTTCCGATAATCTGAATGTCTCAATCCTGAATGTGAAAGAAGGTGCCGTAACGGTTCAACTGCTCGATATGTATGGAAGGGTGATGAGTGTAGTGAATCTGAATGGCAATGACCTCAGCGACAATGAGACCGTAACATTCAACATGCAGCAGTTGTCAGCAGGAATGTACTTCGTAAGAATGATCAATGGTAACTTTAAAGCTGATCAGAAAGTGATGCTGATTAAGTAG